The proteins below are encoded in one region of Bacillus vallismortis:
- a CDS encoding response regulator transcription factor encodes MYRILLVEDDDRIASLLGGHLQKYGYEVKIAEQLNDIKYEFIEMKPDLVLLDINLPFFDGFYWCRQIRTISNAPIIFISARTDEMNQVMAIENGGDDYITKPFHLEVVLAKIKSVLRRTYGEYSPSLSQESRIVEVGGLTIYPDQNEAEWNSTRILFSQKEFQLLSIFVKKHKKIVSRDELLEALWDDVDFVDDNTLTVNVNRLRRKLENAGLKNCITTIRGQGYQFQVNRKGEPEC; translated from the coding sequence GTGTATCGGATTTTGCTTGTGGAAGATGATGACCGGATTGCTTCTTTGCTGGGCGGACATCTTCAAAAATACGGATATGAAGTGAAAATAGCTGAACAGCTGAATGATATAAAATATGAATTTATAGAAATGAAACCGGATCTTGTCCTGCTTGATATCAATCTTCCTTTTTTTGACGGGTTTTATTGGTGCAGGCAAATCCGTACCATTTCCAATGCGCCGATTATCTTTATATCGGCACGAACCGATGAGATGAACCAGGTCATGGCGATAGAAAATGGGGGGGATGATTATATCACGAAACCATTCCATCTAGAGGTAGTGTTGGCCAAGATCAAAAGCGTCCTCCGCCGCACGTATGGTGAATACTCGCCTTCTTTGTCACAGGAATCAAGAATAGTGGAGGTTGGCGGGCTCACGATTTATCCTGATCAGAATGAGGCGGAGTGGAACAGCACCCGCATTTTGTTTTCACAAAAAGAATTCCAGCTCTTATCCATTTTCGTGAAAAAACATAAAAAAATCGTCTCCCGTGATGAATTATTGGAGGCGTTATGGGATGATGTTGATTTTGTCGATGATAATACGTTAACGGTCAATGTCAATCGGCTGCGGAGAAAACTGGAAAATGCCGGACTGAAAAATTGCATTACAACGATCAGGGGACAAGGCTATCAATTTCAAGTCAATCGGAAGGGTGAACCGGAGTGTTAA
- a CDS encoding HAMP domain-containing histidine kinase yields MLKTYLIDRLAIILFSLLGIGTAMLIAYLSIIESGAEPPAENMMYIWILPGVLLAAGFAADYVRQFSFLTYVKKLAEQASSSNDIGQSLKARKPRTREQALWTNMINALGRQYEGRLSHYTNQQKQHYTFTNQWVHHMKTPVSVISLMIQEGKNGTASSFPTFLEELEDENERFRHGLDMMLQTARLEEFAFDVRPQTFDLNELVRSLINQEKRQFIKRRLFPTLHVPPNPVQISSDQKWLSFVVGQILYNALKYSRQGVGDHITIRIETVGHETRLSVADEGIGIPPQDLPRIFDAFFTGENGRSMKEATGMGLYLAKQVCSRLGHQLYAESEQGTGTVMTIVFSSDTLVNVTAL; encoded by the coding sequence GTGTTAAAGACTTATCTCATTGACCGCTTAGCCATTATTTTATTTTCATTATTAGGGATAGGGACCGCCATGCTGATTGCGTATTTAAGCATCATAGAGAGCGGCGCAGAGCCTCCCGCAGAAAATATGATGTACATATGGATTTTGCCCGGTGTTCTTTTAGCCGCCGGTTTTGCCGCTGATTATGTTCGGCAGTTTTCCTTTCTCACTTATGTCAAAAAGCTTGCGGAACAAGCGTCTTCTTCGAATGACATCGGCCAGTCTTTGAAAGCCCGAAAGCCAAGAACTCGAGAGCAGGCGCTTTGGACGAACATGATCAACGCACTCGGTCGGCAATACGAAGGCAGGCTCTCACACTATACGAATCAGCAAAAACAGCATTATACCTTCACCAATCAATGGGTTCACCATATGAAAACACCGGTTTCTGTCATTTCCTTAATGATTCAAGAAGGAAAAAACGGGACCGCTTCTTCTTTTCCAACGTTTTTAGAGGAGCTGGAAGATGAAAATGAGAGATTTCGCCATGGGCTTGATATGATGCTGCAGACGGCCCGGCTGGAGGAATTTGCGTTTGATGTAAGGCCGCAAACTTTCGATTTAAATGAGCTTGTCCGTTCACTTATTAACCAGGAAAAACGGCAGTTTATCAAACGGCGCCTTTTCCCAACATTACATGTGCCGCCAAACCCGGTTCAGATTTCGAGCGACCAAAAATGGCTTTCTTTTGTTGTCGGGCAGATCCTTTATAATGCCTTGAAATATTCAAGGCAAGGGGTGGGAGACCATATTACAATCCGGATAGAAACAGTGGGCCATGAAACGCGCCTGTCGGTTGCTGATGAAGGCATTGGCATACCGCCGCAGGATCTGCCGCGGATTTTTGACGCGTTTTTTACCGGGGAAAACGGAAGAAGCATGAAAGAGGCAACGGGAATGGGTCTTTATTTAGCAAAACAAGTGTGCAGCCGGCTTGGCCATCAGCTGTATGCAGAATCAGAACAAGGGACGGGCACTGTGATGACCATCGTGTTTTCAAGTGACACCCTAGTGAATGTGACAGCTTTGTAA
- the psdA gene encoding lantibiotic ABC transporter ATP-binding protein PsdA yields MNVLQTTNLSKTYYSNKGTISYQALSDFDLSVAKGEFVGIMGPSGSGKTTLLNVLATIDKPTQGEMMINGIQPKTLKDQELALFRRRELGFVFQDFNLLDTLTVRENILLPLALDKVKLREMEARLDELADALQIKHILDHRTYEVSGGQQQRAACARAIIHNPALILADEPTGNLDSKSAKQVMNTLAQLNEEKEATILLVTHDATAASFCKRIVFIKDGRFFSEIHRGTNQQVFYQSILDTLSVLGGDFHEFENHRP; encoded by the coding sequence ATGAATGTGCTACAAACAACGAACCTGTCGAAAACGTACTATTCAAATAAAGGAACAATATCGTATCAAGCGCTCAGCGACTTTGATCTTAGCGTGGCGAAAGGAGAATTTGTCGGAATTATGGGGCCGTCGGGAAGCGGAAAAACCACGCTTCTGAATGTGCTGGCTACCATTGATAAGCCGACCCAGGGTGAGATGATGATTAACGGCATTCAGCCGAAAACGTTAAAGGATCAGGAGCTGGCTCTGTTTCGCAGAAGAGAACTCGGCTTTGTCTTTCAGGACTTTAATCTGCTTGATACGCTGACCGTTCGGGAAAATATCCTGCTGCCGCTCGCACTGGATAAGGTAAAGCTGAGAGAAATGGAAGCCCGTTTGGATGAATTGGCTGATGCATTGCAAATCAAGCATATTCTCGACCATCGGACTTATGAGGTGTCGGGCGGGCAGCAGCAGCGCGCAGCATGTGCCAGAGCCATTATACACAATCCGGCGCTCATTCTAGCCGATGAGCCGACTGGCAACCTTGATTCAAAATCGGCAAAGCAAGTGATGAACACACTGGCTCAGCTGAATGAAGAAAAGGAAGCGACGATTCTACTGGTCACACATGATGCAACAGCGGCGAGCTTCTGTAAACGGATTGTCTTTATTAAGGATGGCCGTTTCTTTTCAGAGATTCACAGAGGAACAAATCAGCAGGTGTTTTATCAAAGTATATTGGATACCTTGAGCGTGTTGGGAGGCGATTTTCATGAATTTGAGAACCATCGCCCGTAA
- a CDS encoding ABC transporter permease, which produces MNLRTIARKNILGNLQRYVAYFLSCVFAVSVFFIFTSFIFHPDVNEDNIYGGSLVKTCLSAALVVIIVFCIFFISYSNSAFLQARKKEFGLLTLFGTSKQQLRKMIYYEQSLISLAAIAAGIGAGLLCSKLFFMIMTWMLSVKVPISFVIVPKAFVMTAAGFLILFQALLIFSLARIRKLEIIELMKSAQKPKSLPAYSKWLTVLSLLCLAGGYYLSATANAIDMVFRVFPILILVLIGTYFFFTQSGVAFFRMLYRKKHSFYKGTNIIVRSNMIFRLKDHARMLFLTSVITAVILTATGVIYMFYADLQRQEEQSIPQAVAWVEKDASHFQVMEPARAESTLRKAGAKIKYKVNATGIPVTFQSDLPYKNKKTEAKALLISEKIYNQVAKEKGFPVIHLQENEAFINVPFQMMVKDTFGEGETAAFQMKSGKTLSYVMKKQQNKGILMSVGGVSRLLVVSEKSFASLSQDVPLKQQMRVVGYELEHWQETVDVSKKLENMVPKEHVSDFQTRAPSYQIVKQAVALTLFIGMFVSVLFFVVQGSMLYLRMFTEIEDTRVQVLALKRIGITDKEIHAILGKQMGFLFFIPFIAGTIHAGFAYAALSNMLSSNLFLEAVLVIFVYFVFQAVYYLVTRHIYKRAVLQHIPF; this is translated from the coding sequence ATGAATTTGAGAACCATCGCCCGTAAAAACATACTTGGGAACCTGCAGCGATATGTCGCCTATTTTTTAAGCTGTGTGTTTGCCGTTTCGGTGTTTTTTATCTTCACATCTTTCATTTTTCATCCGGATGTCAATGAAGACAATATATATGGCGGAAGCCTTGTCAAAACGTGCTTGAGCGCGGCTCTTGTCGTCATCATTGTGTTTTGTATATTTTTTATCTCCTATTCGAATTCGGCGTTTTTGCAGGCGAGAAAGAAAGAGTTTGGGCTGCTGACACTGTTCGGAACATCAAAACAGCAGCTCCGCAAGATGATTTATTATGAGCAGTCTCTGATCTCTCTTGCGGCGATTGCTGCTGGCATTGGAGCGGGGCTGTTATGTTCAAAGCTGTTTTTCATGATCATGACATGGATGCTCAGCGTGAAGGTTCCGATATCGTTTGTCATTGTGCCGAAAGCGTTTGTGATGACGGCTGCGGGCTTTCTCATCCTGTTTCAGGCATTGCTCATTTTTTCGCTGGCACGGATTCGAAAGCTTGAAATCATTGAGTTGATGAAATCGGCCCAAAAGCCGAAAAGCTTGCCGGCCTATTCGAAATGGCTCACTGTGCTGTCCTTGTTATGTCTCGCTGGCGGTTATTATCTGTCTGCCACTGCTAATGCGATTGATATGGTATTTCGTGTTTTTCCGATTTTGATTCTCGTGTTAATCGGGACGTATTTCTTTTTTACACAAAGCGGTGTTGCATTTTTCCGCATGCTGTACAGAAAAAAACACAGTTTCTATAAAGGCACGAATATCATTGTCCGTTCCAATATGATCTTTCGGCTGAAGGATCACGCCCGCATGTTGTTTTTAACGTCTGTCATAACAGCGGTCATACTTACAGCTACAGGTGTCATCTATATGTTTTATGCAGATTTGCAAAGGCAGGAGGAGCAAAGCATTCCTCAGGCTGTTGCATGGGTGGAAAAAGACGCTTCCCATTTTCAGGTGATGGAGCCTGCAAGAGCGGAGAGCACACTGAGAAAAGCGGGTGCTAAAATCAAGTATAAAGTAAATGCGACAGGGATTCCTGTCACTTTTCAATCAGACCTGCCGTATAAAAACAAGAAAACGGAAGCGAAAGCCTTGCTGATTTCAGAGAAAATCTATAATCAAGTCGCAAAGGAAAAAGGTTTCCCTGTTATTCATTTGCAAGAAAATGAAGCGTTTATCAATGTTCCGTTTCAGATGATGGTGAAAGATACATTTGGAGAAGGGGAAACAGCAGCATTTCAGATGAAGTCAGGAAAAACACTTTCCTATGTCATGAAAAAGCAGCAAAACAAAGGGATATTGATGTCAGTCGGTGGAGTCAGCCGTTTATTGGTCGTCAGCGAAAAGAGCTTTGCCAGCCTGTCACAGGATGTGCCGCTGAAGCAGCAGATGCGAGTAGTCGGTTACGAGCTTGAGCATTGGCAGGAGACGGTGGATGTCTCTAAAAAACTTGAAAACATGGTGCCGAAAGAACATGTATCTGATTTTCAAACACGTGCCCCCAGTTATCAGATTGTAAAGCAGGCCGTGGCATTAACGCTGTTTATAGGAATGTTTGTCAGTGTGCTGTTTTTTGTCGTGCAAGGAAGCATGCTGTATTTGCGGATGTTTACGGAAATAGAGGATACGAGGGTACAGGTGTTGGCATTAAAGAGGATAGGAATTACGGACAAAGAGATTCATGCCATTCTAGGAAAACAAATGGGGTTTTTGTTCTTCATCCCATTTATTGCGGGTACCATTCATGCAGGATTTGCGTATGCGGCGTTAAGCAATATGCTGTCTTCAAACTTATTTCTGGAGGCCGTACTGGTCATCTTCGTTTATTTTGTGTTTCAGGCGGTATATTATCTTGTCACCCGCCACATCTATAAGCGTGCCGTTCTGCAGCATATTCCATTTTAA
- a CDS encoding 2-hydroxyacid dehydrogenase, translating to MLKPFVFITKPIPEEIESFIGEHCRYEIWREDTLPNDVLFEKLKEAEGLLTSGTSGPSINRELLEHAPKLKVVSNQSVGYDNFDIEAMKERDVAGTHTPYTLDNTVADLAFSLILSSARRVAELDRFVRSGKWGTVDEEALFGIDVHHQTLGIIGMGRIGEQAAKRAKFGFDMEVLYHNRHRKQETEDSIGVKYAELDTLLEQSDFILLITPLTDETYHMIGEREFKMMKNSAIFVNISRGKTVDEKALIRALQEGWIRGAGLDVYDKEPVTQDNPLLQLDNVTLLPHIGSATAKVRFNMCKQAAENMIAALQGQTPKHLTKEFQ from the coding sequence TTGTTGAAACCATTTGTATTCATCACTAAACCGATTCCTGAAGAGATTGAATCATTCATCGGTGAACATTGCCGTTATGAAATATGGAGGGAGGATACACTTCCAAATGACGTGCTATTTGAGAAATTAAAAGAAGCAGAAGGGCTTTTAACGTCAGGAACGTCCGGACCGTCAATCAATCGTGAATTGCTGGAACATGCGCCAAAGCTTAAAGTGGTCAGCAACCAATCCGTAGGCTATGATAACTTCGATATAGAAGCCATGAAAGAAAGAGATGTCGCCGGCACTCATACACCTTATACACTGGATAACACAGTTGCGGACTTGGCCTTTTCTCTGATTCTATCTTCCGCCAGACGTGTTGCTGAACTGGACCGATTCGTCAGATCCGGAAAATGGGGAACAGTTGATGAGGAAGCGCTTTTCGGCATTGATGTTCATCATCAGACATTAGGCATTATCGGGATGGGCAGAATCGGTGAACAAGCCGCAAAACGCGCCAAATTCGGCTTCGATATGGAAGTGCTTTATCATAACCGCCATCGCAAACAAGAAACGGAAGACAGCATCGGCGTCAAGTACGCTGAGCTTGATACATTGCTCGAACAGTCTGATTTTATTCTGCTCATTACGCCGCTGACTGATGAAACGTATCACATGATAGGAGAACGCGAATTTAAGATGATGAAGAACTCAGCAATTTTCGTCAATATTTCCCGGGGAAAGACAGTTGATGAAAAAGCATTGATTCGCGCCCTTCAGGAAGGCTGGATTAGGGGAGCCGGCCTAGATGTATACGACAAAGAGCCTGTCACACAAGATAATCCGCTCTTACAGCTAGATAACGTCACGCTGCTTCCTCATATCGGTTCCGCAACAGCAAAAGTGCGCTTCAACATGTGCAAACAGGCTGCCGAAAACATGATCGCAGCCCTCCAAGGGCAAACACCGAAACATCTCACAAAAGAATTTCAATAA
- a CDS encoding beta-class carbonic anhydrase: MVSLTSILEHNQRFVRERKYEPYKTTKFPSKKLVIVTCMDTRLTELLPQAMGLKNGDAKIVKNAGAIVSHPFGSVMRSILVAIYELQAQEVCIVGHHECGMSGLNASSILEKAKERGVEESCLNLLASAGLDLKTWLTGFHSVEESVSHSVNLIKNHPLLPKQVPVHGLVIHPETGKLDVVINGYETELINTQS; the protein is encoded by the coding sequence ATGGTTTCTTTAACATCAATTTTGGAACACAATCAGCGGTTTGTCAGAGAGAGGAAGTATGAACCGTACAAAACGACAAAATTTCCTTCAAAAAAGCTCGTCATTGTCACCTGTATGGATACACGGCTCACCGAACTTCTTCCGCAAGCAATGGGACTGAAAAACGGCGATGCTAAAATTGTAAAAAACGCGGGAGCCATCGTTTCTCACCCATTTGGAAGCGTGATGCGCAGCATACTGGTGGCAATTTATGAACTGCAGGCTCAAGAGGTGTGCATTGTCGGCCACCATGAATGCGGGATGTCTGGACTGAATGCGTCCTCGATTCTCGAGAAAGCAAAGGAACGCGGAGTGGAAGAGAGCTGCCTGAATTTGCTGGCGAGCGCCGGACTTGATTTGAAAACATGGCTGACCGGTTTTCACAGCGTAGAAGAAAGCGTTTCCCACAGTGTGAATTTGATCAAGAACCATCCGCTGCTGCCGAAACAGGTGCCGGTTCACGGTCTTGTCATTCACCCTGAAACAGGAAAACTTGATGTGGTCATTAACGGTTATGAAACTGAGCTCATAAACACTCAATCATAA
- a CDS encoding SulP family inorganic anion transporter, translating to MRFSGRFKDYNLQKFQKDLIAGIVVGVVAIPLGMAFAIASGVQPEYGLYTVVVAGICISLFGGSKYQIGGPTGAFVPILFGIVMQYGFENLLIAGFMAGVMLVLFGLFKLGKIMKFVPKPVIVGFTAGIAVLIFTEQIANFLGLSHVEKHENFHHNMFEIAQNLGTFNVYAILTAVIGLVILLVSAKVMPKVPGALLALLISTLVAVVFFPDRMATIGSTYGEIPRHLPEFQFPELTLDKMVMLFPAALVIALLGGLESILSAMVADNMKGSKHDSNKELVGQGIANMAAPLFGGIPATGAIARTATNIKNGAVSPVSGVVHGVVVLLVLLVFAPYASHVPLASMAPILMVVAWNMSERKEVANMLRLKTADSFILAATFALTVLFDLIVGVATGLLLAFVFFIRRMSEATRIHNQESHPVLANAAKREDPSVSMYTIEGPLFFGSIDSLESSLLEHVQKKPKTLILHMNKVHYMDTSAEAVLGNIMNRIKRHNGKLMIVGLQSQPKELLHKTGLFHKIGKQHFFDHHDEITG from the coding sequence ATGCGATTCTCAGGGAGATTCAAGGACTATAATTTGCAGAAATTTCAGAAAGACTTGATTGCAGGTATCGTAGTAGGTGTCGTGGCAATTCCTTTAGGGATGGCGTTTGCCATTGCCTCGGGAGTTCAGCCTGAATACGGGCTGTACACTGTTGTTGTGGCGGGGATTTGTATTTCTTTGTTTGGGGGATCCAAATATCAAATTGGCGGTCCTACAGGCGCCTTTGTCCCGATTCTATTTGGCATTGTGATGCAGTATGGCTTTGAGAACCTGTTGATCGCAGGGTTTATGGCGGGAGTGATGCTGGTGCTGTTCGGGCTGTTTAAGCTCGGAAAAATAATGAAATTCGTGCCGAAACCTGTTATCGTCGGTTTTACAGCCGGGATTGCCGTGCTGATCTTTACAGAGCAAATCGCTAACTTTCTTGGTTTGAGTCATGTTGAGAAACATGAAAATTTTCATCACAATATGTTTGAAATTGCACAGAACCTTGGCACCTTTAACGTGTATGCCATTTTGACAGCGGTGATTGGGCTCGTCATTTTGCTTGTATCCGCGAAAGTGATGCCGAAAGTGCCCGGCGCTTTATTGGCGCTTCTTATTTCGACATTGGTCGCGGTTGTCTTTTTCCCTGACCGCATGGCAACGATCGGATCAACGTATGGAGAAATTCCCCGTCATTTGCCGGAATTTCAGTTTCCTGAGCTGACATTGGATAAAATGGTGATGCTGTTTCCGGCGGCGCTTGTCATCGCGCTTCTTGGCGGCCTTGAGTCGATTTTGTCCGCGATGGTCGCTGATAACATGAAGGGCTCAAAGCATGACAGCAATAAGGAGCTTGTCGGCCAGGGGATTGCGAATATGGCTGCGCCGCTGTTCGGTGGAATCCCGGCTACGGGAGCGATCGCCAGAACGGCGACCAATATTAAAAACGGAGCGGTTTCGCCTGTTTCCGGCGTCGTTCACGGTGTAGTCGTTCTTCTTGTCCTGCTCGTATTCGCGCCTTATGCATCGCATGTGCCGCTTGCCAGTATGGCGCCGATCCTCATGGTCGTCGCATGGAATATGAGTGAGCGCAAGGAGGTCGCGAATATGCTGAGACTGAAGACCGCTGATTCCTTTATTTTGGCGGCGACCTTTGCGCTAACGGTTCTGTTTGATTTAATCGTCGGTGTGGCAACCGGCTTGCTCCTCGCATTTGTGTTCTTCATCAGAAGAATGAGCGAAGCGACCCGCATCCACAATCAGGAATCGCATCCTGTTTTGGCGAATGCGGCAAAGAGAGAAGACCCGTCTGTCAGCATGTATACTATAGAAGGGCCGCTGTTTTTTGGGTCCATTGATTCGCTTGAATCTTCACTGCTGGAGCATGTGCAGAAAAAGCCGAAGACCCTTATTCTGCACATGAATAAGGTGCACTACATGGATACGTCGGCTGAAGCAGTGCTTGGGAACATTATGAACCGAATTAAACGCCACAACGGAAAGCTGATGATTGTAGGATTGCAGTCGCAGCCGAAGGAGCTGCTGCATAAAACAGGCCTGTTTCACAAAATAGGAAAACAGCATTTCTTTGATCATCATGATGAAATCACAGGTTAA
- a CDS encoding MazG nucleotide pyrophosphohydrolase domain-containing protein — protein MQLADAEKWMKEFYEKRGWTEYGPFIRVGFLMEEAGELARAVRAYEIGRDRPDEKESTRAEQKQELIEEMGDVIGNIAILADMYDVSLEEIIKTHQEKLTKRFEHA, from the coding sequence TTGCAGCTGGCTGATGCGGAGAAATGGATGAAGGAATTTTACGAAAAAAGAGGCTGGACAGAGTACGGACCGTTTATTCGAGTCGGCTTTTTAATGGAGGAAGCCGGTGAACTGGCCCGTGCTGTCAGAGCATATGAAATCGGGAGAGACCGGCCTGATGAGAAAGAGTCGACACGTGCTGAGCAAAAACAAGAATTGATTGAGGAAATGGGAGATGTCATTGGAAATATTGCCATCCTTGCTGATATGTACGATGTCTCCTTAGAAGAGATCATCAAAACCCACCAAGAAAAACTGACCAAACGTTTTGAGCATGCATGA
- a CDS encoding TIGR00730 family Rossman fold protein, with protein sequence MKTICVFAGSNPGGNEAYKRKAEELGAYMAEQGIGLVYGGSRVGLMGAIADAIMENGGTAIGVMPSGLFSGEVVHQNLTELIEVNGMHERKAKMSELADGFIAMPGGFGTYEELFEVLCWAQIGIHKKPIGLYNVNGYFEPMMKMIKYSIQEGFSNDSHLKLIHSSSRPDELIEQMQNYSYPILEKKWTEI encoded by the coding sequence ATGAAAACCATTTGTGTATTTGCGGGGTCAAACCCGGGGGGAAATGAAGCGTATAAACGAAAAGCGGAAGAGCTTGGCGCCTACATGGCTGAGCAGGGAATCGGCCTTGTCTATGGGGGCTCCCGCGTAGGCTTGATGGGCGCGATTGCTGACGCAATAATGGAAAACGGCGGGACTGCGATCGGGGTCATGCCGAGCGGTTTGTTCAGCGGGGAGGTTGTCCATCAAAACCTGACTGAGCTGATTGAAGTAAACGGGATGCATGAACGGAAAGCCAAAATGAGCGAGCTGGCTGACGGTTTTATCGCCATGCCGGGCGGTTTCGGTACATATGAAGAATTGTTTGAAGTGCTTTGCTGGGCACAGATCGGCATCCACAAAAAGCCGATCGGACTGTACAATGTCAACGGATATTTTGAACCGATGATGAAAATGATCAAATACAGCATTCAAGAAGGGTTTTCTAACGACTCGCACCTTAAGCTGATCCACAGCTCTTCACGGCCGGATGAGTTAATTGAGCAAATGCAGAATTACTCGTATCCGATTTTAGAGAAAAAGTGGACGGAAATCTAA
- the clpP gene encoding ATP-dependent Clp endopeptidase proteolytic subunit ClpP, whose product MNLIPTVIEQTNRGERAYDIYSRLLKDRIIMLGSAIDDNVANSIVSQLLFLEAEDPEKDISIYINSPGGSITAGMAIYDTMQFIKPKVSTICIGMAASMGAFLLAAGEKGKRYALPNSEVMIHQPLGGAQGQATEIEIAAKRILLLRDKLNKVLAERTGQPLEVIERDTDRDNFKSAEEALEYGLIDKILTRNTEEQK is encoded by the coding sequence ATGAATTTAATACCTACAGTCATTGAACAAACGAACCGCGGGGAAAGAGCGTATGACATTTATTCTCGTCTATTGAAGGATCGTATCATCATGCTTGGATCTGCGATTGATGACAACGTTGCGAACTCCATCGTGTCACAGCTTTTATTCTTAGAAGCGGAAGACCCTGAAAAAGATATTTCTATTTACATCAACAGCCCGGGCGGCTCAATTACAGCCGGTATGGCGATCTATGATACCATGCAGTTTATTAAGCCGAAGGTATCTACCATTTGTATCGGTATGGCTGCATCAATGGGCGCGTTCCTGCTTGCTGCCGGAGAAAAAGGCAAACGCTATGCGCTACCAAACAGTGAAGTCATGATTCACCAGCCGCTTGGCGGTGCGCAAGGTCAGGCGACAGAAATTGAAATTGCCGCGAAACGCATTCTCTTGCTTCGCGACAAATTAAACAAAGTTCTTGCTGAGCGTACTGGCCAGCCGCTTGAAGTGATCGAACGCGACACAGACCGCGATAACTTCAAGTCTGCTGAAGAAGCGCTCGAATACGGCTTGATTGATAAAATTCTGACTCGCAACACAGAAGAGCAAAAGTAA
- a CDS encoding DUF3231 family protein, with amino-acid sequence MGILSGNPQEEPMHYGEVFSLWSYVMAGNKMIGNYQMLLHHVGDDDLKKLLRESIEKCQDEVKQVSSILKENGVALPPASPEPPAADLNDIPPGARFLDPDVAVSSAAQNAAGLVTCSKIMGESIREDIAMMFGQFHISKAATGAKYLRLLKNKGWLIPPPLHLHNHQDEA; translated from the coding sequence ATGGGTATTTTAAGCGGAAATCCGCAAGAGGAACCGATGCATTATGGTGAGGTTTTCAGCTTGTGGAGTTATGTGATGGCAGGCAACAAAATGATCGGCAATTACCAGATGTTATTGCATCATGTCGGTGATGACGATTTGAAAAAGCTGCTTCGTGAGTCCATTGAGAAGTGCCAAGATGAAGTGAAACAAGTCAGCAGCATCCTGAAGGAAAACGGGGTGGCGCTCCCGCCGGCTTCTCCTGAACCGCCGGCAGCGGATCTGAACGATATTCCGCCGGGCGCGCGGTTTCTCGATCCGGATGTGGCAGTCTCATCAGCAGCGCAAAATGCCGCAGGGCTAGTGACATGCAGCAAAATCATGGGAGAGTCAATTCGCGAGGATATTGCCATGATGTTTGGGCAGTTCCATATCTCTAAAGCGGCAACCGGCGCAAAATACTTAAGGCTGCTAAAAAACAAAGGCTGGCTCATCCCGCCGCCGCTTCATCTTCACAACCATCAAGACGAGGCTTAA
- a CDS encoding DMT family transporter, whose protein sequence is MAWFLLVVAGIEEIIAAVAMKYIDGTRKKWPIIVMTVGFGLSFYCLSQAMQILPAGVAYAVWTGIGSIGVSAVGFIWFKERFQLSQLICLGLILAGVIGLRLTSSS, encoded by the coding sequence ATGGCATGGTTTTTATTAGTCGTTGCCGGCATAGAAGAAATTATAGCTGCCGTCGCCATGAAATATATAGATGGAACAAGAAAAAAGTGGCCGATCATTGTAATGACTGTTGGATTTGGCTTATCCTTTTACTGCCTTTCACAAGCGATGCAGATCCTGCCTGCTGGAGTCGCTTATGCCGTCTGGACCGGCATTGGCAGCATTGGCGTATCTGCAGTCGGCTTTATCTGGTTTAAGGAACGTTTTCAGCTTTCACAGCTGATTTGTCTGGGCCTTATCCTTGCCGGTGTCATCGGCCTGCGTCTTACGTCTTCATCATAA
- a CDS encoding DMT family transporter, with protein MNWVLVLIAGLLEVVWASSLKHADSLLDWIMILILIAISFMLLIRSYRKIPMAAAYTVFVGIGTVGTYITGVVLGESFSAAQMFFLALLLAGILGMKLFTKESKTQSGGDS; from the coding sequence TTGAACTGGGTGCTTGTTTTGATTGCAGGACTTTTAGAAGTGGTTTGGGCCTCTTCCCTCAAACATGCCGATTCGCTTTTGGATTGGATCATGATTTTGATTTTGATCGCGATCAGCTTTATGCTGTTGATCCGCTCTTATCGAAAAATCCCCATGGCTGCGGCGTACACTGTATTTGTCGGAATCGGAACTGTCGGAACATATATCACCGGCGTTGTTTTGGGCGAATCCTTCTCAGCAGCGCAAATGTTCTTTTTAGCTTTATTGCTGGCTGGTATTTTAGGAATGAAGCTCTTCACGAAAGAAAGCAAAACACAGTCGGGAGGTGACTCGTAA